In a single window of the Paenibacillus sp. MMS20-IR301 genome:
- the ssuD gene encoding FMNH2-dependent alkanesulfonate monooxygenase encodes MKIFWFIPTYGDGRYLGTETGSRAATPGYYRQIAAAADDLGYEGVLIPTGRGCEDAWVIASSLLPLTRRLKFLVAIRPDLMSPTLAARMAATFDRSSGGRLLLNVVTGGDPEELQGDGVFLSHDERYERADEFLTVWRKAIRQEEVTFSGKHIQVSKAKVLQPAVQSPYPPLYFGGSSDAALRTAARHIDVYLTWGEPPEQVKAKIAAVRRLAELEGRTVRFGIRLHVIVRETREEAWQAAERLISHLDEDTIAAAQQVFNKMDSVGQKRMAELHGGDRSQLTISPDLWAGIGLVRGGAGTALVGDPETVALRMREYAALGIETFVFSGYPHLEEAYRVAELLFPLLPLDGLDTRQDQAARGEAVALGNSVRSQPAGNSEPSGYH; translated from the coding sequence GTGAAGATATTCTGGTTTATTCCCACCTATGGAGATGGCCGGTATTTGGGAACAGAAACCGGCAGCAGGGCGGCCACGCCGGGGTATTACCGGCAAATCGCCGCTGCTGCCGATGATCTCGGTTATGAGGGCGTGCTGATTCCTACGGGAAGAGGCTGCGAGGATGCCTGGGTCATAGCGTCTTCGCTGCTTCCCTTAACCCGGAGGCTGAAATTCCTGGTCGCGATCCGCCCGGATCTCATGTCGCCCACGCTCGCAGCACGGATGGCCGCAACCTTCGACCGCAGCTCCGGAGGCCGCCTGCTCCTGAACGTGGTTACCGGGGGCGACCCGGAGGAGCTTCAGGGGGATGGCGTCTTTCTGAGCCATGACGAACGTTACGAACGGGCGGATGAATTCCTTACCGTCTGGCGGAAGGCCATCCGGCAGGAGGAGGTTACCTTCTCGGGCAAGCATATTCAGGTGAGCAAAGCCAAGGTGCTGCAGCCAGCGGTCCAGTCGCCTTACCCTCCGCTGTATTTCGGAGGCTCCTCTGACGCGGCGCTGAGAACGGCAGCGAGGCATATTGACGTATACCTTACCTGGGGGGAGCCGCCAGAACAGGTCAAAGCCAAAATCGCCGCCGTCCGGCGGCTTGCCGAGCTGGAAGGCCGGACCGTCCGCTTCGGCATCCGGCTGCATGTCATTGTCCGCGAGACCCGGGAGGAAGCCTGGCAAGCGGCGGAACGCCTGATCTCCCATCTGGATGAGGATACTATTGCAGCAGCCCAGCAGGTGTTCAACAAGATGGATTCCGTCGGACAGAAGAGAATGGCAGAGCTCCATGGCGGAGACCGCTCGCAGCTTACAATCAGCCCGGACCTGTGGGCAGGCATCGGCCTCGTCCGCGGCGGAGCCGGCACAGCACTGGTCGGAGACCCTGAGACGGTGGCGCTGCGGATGCGCGAATATGCAGCACTCGGCATTGAGACCTTCGTGTTCTCCGGGTATCCCCACCTGGAGGAGGCCTATCGTGTAGCCGAGCTGCTCTTCCCGCTGCTGCCGCTGGACGGCCTTGACACCCGGCAGGATCAGGCTGCCCGCGGAGAAGCGGTAGCCTTGGGGAACTCTGTACGCTCACAGCCTGCCGGGAACTCCGAACCGTCCGGATATCATTGA
- a CDS encoding ABC transporter ATP-binding protein: protein MPIAGQITSRENPDAIISVENVSLAYGQGSAANVLEDIDIKLHEGEFVCLLGPSGCGKSTLLKIIAGLIAPTGGTAVMDGEEIKGPDWHRGVVFQQPPLYSWLSTRENVRFGLKMRKIPKPESLRLADEYLRKVGLLDYAGHKPYELSGGMKQRVAIARALVNNPRVLLMDEPFGALDALTREDMQLLLRNIWRETGCTILFITHDVDEALSLGTRVLVMSRSPGRILQEFTPPFTYGITGGESGNTRYTPEFHRLREEILGLINKQKLPSLST from the coding sequence ATGCCGATAGCCGGACAGATCACCTCCCGGGAGAACCCGGACGCCATTATCTCTGTAGAGAATGTATCTCTCGCCTACGGGCAGGGCAGCGCTGCAAATGTGCTTGAGGATATTGACATCAAGCTGCATGAAGGTGAATTCGTATGCCTTCTGGGCCCGTCCGGCTGCGGGAAAAGTACACTGCTCAAAATTATAGCCGGCTTGATTGCTCCAACCGGAGGCACTGCTGTAATGGACGGGGAAGAGATCAAAGGACCGGATTGGCATCGCGGAGTGGTATTTCAGCAGCCCCCGCTCTACTCCTGGCTGAGCACCAGGGAGAATGTCAGATTCGGACTGAAAATGCGGAAAATTCCGAAGCCGGAGAGTTTGAGACTCGCTGACGAGTACCTGCGCAAGGTTGGATTGCTGGACTATGCCGGACATAAGCCTTATGAGCTGTCCGGAGGCATGAAGCAGCGTGTAGCCATTGCCCGGGCTCTCGTTAACAATCCGCGTGTGCTGCTGATGGATGAGCCGTTTGGTGCACTGGATGCCCTGACCCGCGAAGACATGCAGCTGCTGCTGCGGAACATATGGCGGGAGACGGGCTGTACAATTCTGTTCATTACCCACGATGTGGATGAAGCCCTCTCGCTTGGAACCCGAGTGCTGGTGATGTCCCGAAGCCCCGGCCGGATTCTGCAGGAGTTCACCCCCCCGTTCACCTACGGCATTACGGGAGGAGAGTCCGGCAATACCCGCTATACACCTGAATTTCACAGACTGCGGGAGGAGATTCTCGGGCTGATTAATAAGCAGAAGCTGCCTTCCTTAAGCACCTGA
- a CDS encoding ABC transporter substrate-binding protein: MKKKLRLLLTGGVALALCVQLAACGNSKEADGAAKPESVTIGYQDIPNDEVVARAKEWYEDELGVPVNFKKFDSGRDVNTAFASSSIDIGLMGSTPASVGIATGLAYEVFWIHDVIGPAESLAVRNSAGVSSLKELAGKKVAVPFSSTAHYSLLNALELAGVNLADVQILDLQPNDIFAAWQRGDIDAAYVWNPVLGELLKDGTVLTDSGKLAEQGIVTADVGVVSKAFAGKYPDIVAKYIKVQQKAYDLYTRSPDEAGEALAKGLNISKEEALKQTGDLIWLPAGEQLSAKYFGPGDSKGDLASILKATADFLVEQKALEQAPDLEAFKQGINSEYIERALK, encoded by the coding sequence TTGAAAAAGAAGCTTAGACTGCTGCTCACTGGCGGGGTGGCCCTTGCACTCTGCGTTCAGCTTGCCGCATGCGGGAACAGCAAGGAGGCTGACGGCGCAGCCAAACCGGAGTCCGTCACCATCGGATACCAGGACATTCCGAATGATGAAGTTGTCGCCAGGGCCAAGGAATGGTATGAGGATGAACTGGGTGTACCGGTAAATTTCAAGAAATTCGATTCCGGCCGGGATGTGAACACTGCCTTTGCCTCGAGTAGCATTGATATCGGACTGATGGGCAGCACGCCGGCATCCGTAGGCATTGCAACCGGTCTTGCCTATGAGGTGTTCTGGATTCACGATGTCATAGGTCCCGCCGAATCACTTGCCGTCAGGAACAGTGCAGGAGTGAGCTCCCTCAAGGAACTGGCCGGCAAGAAGGTAGCCGTTCCCTTCAGCTCTACGGCACACTACAGTCTGCTGAACGCACTGGAGCTTGCAGGTGTGAATCTGGCGGATGTGCAGATTCTGGATCTGCAGCCGAATGATATTTTTGCCGCCTGGCAAAGAGGCGATATCGATGCCGCTTACGTATGGAATCCGGTGCTGGGTGAACTGCTGAAGGATGGCACAGTACTGACTGACAGCGGCAAGTTAGCCGAACAAGGCATAGTCACTGCCGATGTCGGAGTGGTCAGCAAAGCTTTTGCCGGTAAGTACCCGGACATTGTCGCCAAGTATATCAAGGTTCAGCAAAAGGCCTACGACCTGTACACCAGAAGTCCTGATGAAGCCGGCGAAGCGCTTGCTAAAGGTCTTAATATCAGCAAAGAGGAAGCGCTGAAACAAACAGGCGATCTCATCTGGCTGCCTGCCGGTGAGCAGCTGTCGGCCAAATATTTCGGCCCGGGTGACAGCAAAGGGGATTTGGCCAGTATTCTGAAGGCGACCGCCGACTTCCTCGTGGAGCAGAAGGCACTCGAACAGGCGCCGGACCTTGAGGCCTTCAAACAGGGGATCAACTCCGAATATATTGAGCGGGCACTGAAATAA
- a CDS encoding ABC transporter permease subunit → MEKLANLRRWARRLVKAERLLTISTILILLLLWFALTELKLVPEILVPSPNRVFTSFIHILQEGYKDNSLLTHLRDSMMRLLSSFVLVILTAIPLGLLSGYNSKVRAIMYPLVEFYRPLPPLAYYTLLVLWMGIEDSSKIALLYLAGFAPVFIACESGVRKLKQDYIDGAYTLGADSRQIFFHVVFPACLPDIFIGLRTAVGVSYTTLVAAEMVAAVTGIGWMVLDASKFLRSDIIFVGIIIMGITGMWIDAGLRAIERKAVPWKGKE, encoded by the coding sequence GTGGAGAAGCTTGCAAATTTACGCCGCTGGGCCCGCAGACTAGTAAAGGCTGAGCGGCTGTTAACCATAAGTACTATTCTTATTCTGCTTCTGTTATGGTTCGCTCTCACAGAGCTTAAGCTCGTGCCTGAAATTCTCGTCCCTTCTCCTAACAGAGTATTTACAAGCTTCATTCATATTCTGCAGGAAGGGTACAAGGATAATAGCCTGCTGACACATCTTAGAGACAGCATGATGCGGCTGTTAAGCTCCTTCGTGCTGGTCATCCTGACCGCTATCCCCCTCGGGCTGCTAAGCGGTTATAACTCTAAAGTCCGCGCCATCATGTATCCGCTTGTTGAATTTTACCGTCCGCTTCCGCCGCTCGCCTATTATACCCTGCTCGTGCTGTGGATGGGCATTGAGGATTCCTCCAAGATTGCCCTGCTGTATCTGGCCGGCTTTGCCCCTGTATTTATTGCCTGCGAGTCGGGCGTGCGTAAGCTGAAGCAGGATTATATTGACGGCGCTTATACCCTTGGGGCTGACAGCCGGCAGATCTTCTTCCATGTTGTGTTTCCCGCCTGTCTGCCGGATATATTCATCGGCCTCAGAACAGCCGTCGGTGTCTCCTATACGACACTGGTTGCGGCTGAAATGGTCGCGGCAGTAACCGGTATCGGCTGGATGGTACTCGATGCCAGCAAATTTTTGCGGAGCGATATTATTTTCGTAGGGATTATCATTATGGGCATTACCGGAATGTGGATTGACGCCGGACTGCGGGCCATTGAACGCAAAGCGGTTCCGTGGAAGGGCAAAGAATAG
- a CDS encoding aminotransferase class III-fold pyridoxal phosphate-dependent enzyme — MKQTLTGVPQAAELAELHREHLWLHLTNHRLYETQEPPIMAEGKGYMLKDIQGREFVDGLSGGVWVVNVGHGRESIADAVSRQLKTLPYYAGSMATPPYIMLAAKLASLLPSLPKVYLSNSGSEANEKAFKMVRQYFAVKSPGKKKYKIIYRNRDYHGTTLAALASSGQQERKADFGPLPEGFAEIPHALCYRCPFGKSYPGCNIDCARALEQVIQQEGEDSVAAVILEPVTAGGGIIPPVPEYYPVLQEICRRYGVLLILDEVVTGFGRTGALFGHQHYDVEPDIITLAKGLASGYMPISATLARKEIFSQFLAGPEEPDGFFRDISTFGGCAGSSVAALENIRIIEEERLAENSAVMGAYLLECLRELEVLPIVGNIRGQGLLAGVELVEDKRSKVPLPENRLAQVVAAAREEGVIIGRMTRSVPGYNNVLYMAPPLIIDKYGIDRITGALGKALRRQL; from the coding sequence ATGAAACAGACATTGACCGGTGTACCTCAAGCAGCTGAACTGGCAGAGCTTCACCGCGAGCATCTGTGGCTGCATCTCACCAATCACAGGCTCTATGAAACACAGGAGCCGCCGATTATGGCTGAAGGTAAAGGCTACATGCTGAAGGATATACAGGGAAGGGAGTTCGTGGACGGCTTGTCCGGAGGCGTATGGGTTGTCAATGTGGGACACGGCAGAGAGAGCATTGCGGATGCCGTGAGCAGGCAACTTAAGACATTACCCTATTATGCCGGTTCTATGGCCACCCCGCCTTACATTATGCTGGCCGCGAAGCTTGCCTCCCTGCTGCCTTCGCTGCCTAAGGTCTATCTCTCGAACAGCGGCTCCGAAGCGAATGAGAAAGCGTTCAAGATGGTGCGGCAATACTTCGCCGTGAAGTCACCCGGTAAGAAGAAATACAAGATTATATACCGGAACCGCGATTATCACGGCACCACCCTGGCTGCGCTGGCCAGCAGCGGGCAGCAGGAACGGAAGGCGGATTTCGGTCCGCTGCCGGAAGGCTTCGCCGAGATTCCCCATGCCCTGTGTTACCGCTGTCCCTTCGGCAAAAGCTATCCCGGCTGCAATATCGACTGTGCACGCGCCCTTGAACAGGTGATACAGCAGGAAGGCGAGGATTCGGTGGCCGCAGTCATTCTGGAGCCGGTAACCGCCGGCGGCGGGATCATCCCTCCGGTTCCGGAGTATTACCCGGTGCTGCAGGAAATCTGCAGACGTTACGGTGTCCTGCTGATTCTGGATGAGGTTGTTACCGGCTTCGGCAGAACTGGGGCGTTGTTCGGGCACCAGCATTACGATGTAGAGCCCGATATCATCACCTTGGCCAAAGGTCTGGCAAGCGGCTATATGCCGATCTCGGCCACGCTTGCACGGAAAGAAATCTTCAGCCAGTTCCTGGCCGGACCGGAGGAGCCGGACGGCTTCTTCCGCGACATCAGTACCTTCGGCGGCTGCGCGGGCAGCTCGGTGGCGGCACTGGAGAACATCCGGATTATTGAAGAGGAGCGCCTCGCGGAGAATAGTGCTGTCATGGGTGCTTATCTGCTGGAGTGCCTGAGGGAGCTTGAGGTGCTGCCTATTGTCGGCAACATCCGCGGGCAGGGTTTACTGGCTGGCGTTGAACTGGTGGAGGATAAACGCTCCAAGGTGCCGCTGCCTGAGAACCGGCTCGCGCAAGTTGTTGCCGCTGCCCGGGAAGAAGGCGTAATTATCGGCAGGATGACGCGCAGTGTGCCGGGCTATAACAACGTGCTGTACATGGCGCCTCCGCTTATCATTGATAAATACGGAATCGACAGAATCACCGGGGCGCTGGGGAAGGCTCTCCGCAGACAACTGTAG
- a CDS encoding GntR family transcriptional regulator gives MIGVVLDRNNSIPLHLQVRNLLRNDIFKGNYTEKIPAEHVLMDKYSVSRATVRRAIRTLIDDGMLESRQGLGTFVAVRPIEEWLGNLSTFYDIIGERGLTPDIRVLKQGIVEAPQDAAAIFGVPQLYETIRLRLANDTPVVLETQYYPPEIGEKLALLDLSNVSTYDVLETELGLNLWEAQQTIAAIIPAAEEKKLLGMTAEPSCALLSKRLVLDHDGNPLEYEKSIYRADNYAFRINLTRRRKL, from the coding sequence ATGATAGGTGTAGTGCTCGACAGAAATAATTCAATTCCTTTGCATTTACAAGTAAGGAATTTACTCCGGAACGATATATTTAAAGGCAACTACACTGAGAAAATCCCGGCTGAGCATGTACTGATGGATAAATATTCTGTAAGCCGGGCAACGGTCCGCCGGGCGATCCGCACCCTGATTGATGACGGCATGCTTGAGTCCCGGCAGGGCCTTGGTACATTCGTAGCTGTACGGCCGATTGAAGAATGGCTGGGCAATCTGAGCACATTCTATGACATTATCGGCGAGCGCGGACTGACCCCCGATATCCGGGTGCTGAAGCAGGGAATTGTGGAAGCGCCGCAGGATGCAGCGGCAATCTTCGGGGTCCCGCAGCTGTACGAGACCATCCGGCTGCGCCTGGCGAATGATACACCGGTTGTGCTGGAGACACAATATTATCCTCCTGAGATCGGGGAGAAGCTGGCCTTGCTGGATCTAAGCAATGTGTCCACCTACGATGTGCTGGAAACGGAGCTGGGTCTTAATCTGTGGGAAGCACAGCAGACGATAGCCGCTATTATTCCGGCTGCGGAAGAGAAGAAGCTGCTGGGCATGACTGCCGAACCAAGCTGCGCGCTGCTGTCCAAACGGCTGGTGCTGGATCATGACGGGAATCCGCTGGAATATGAGAAAAGCATTTACCGTGCAGATAATTATGCTTTCCGGATTAATCTGACCCGCAGAAGAAAGCTGTAA
- a CDS encoding pyruvate formate lyase family protein: protein MTVQPVLSAQEQRLLLAPGERTLPGHERAVRILHSFQNQRPKIDVERARLFTESFRQTEGEALILRWSKALLHIAEHITVYIDDEQLIAGRGGRTGRYGILYPELDGDYLDTVIRELPGRGQSPFDLTAEDADIIVNEISPYWKGRTFHEALAAALPADTLKVTYDPEDPLKSRFIVNETASFRSSIQWVHDYEKVLRIGYKGIKEEALREIGQLDPYSPVDNMEKLPFLQAIVNVSDAIVLWANRHSALAASLALSEADPARQAELRRIAAICSHVPEHPPRSFHEAVQSQWFVQMFSRLEQKTGTVISNGRMDQYLYPFYRKDSELGRINDEQVIELLECVWNAMAQFLDLYISPTGGAFNEGYAHWEAVTVGGQTPGGLDATNELTYLMLQSKREFPLNYPDLAARIHTRAPERYLYEVAETIKEGSGFPKLINDEEVVPLLLAKGATFEEAYDYAVSGCAECRMPNRDTYTSPCAYINFAAAVEMTLRNGQMLRYPGETLGLETGEAASFLSWEQFFAAYKAQQKYFLKHAFIQQHAIIRLRSSHFAAPLSSSMHKLCLQNYKDIHEPHIEGGIDLGYFEFIGYGTVIDSLAAIKKVVFEDKRISMTRLIEALDHDFEGYEAVRQVLAHAPSYGNNDDYADSIAKELDEEALKFTRAYSKELGVNLDLRYVPFTSHVPFGKVVSATPNGRKAYSPLADGSSASHGADINGPTAVLLSNYYSKNYNYRERAARLLNIKLTPSVIEGEEGSFKLVSFIRTWSDLRLWHLQFNIINRQTLLDAQRDPEQYRNLLVRIAGYSAYFTDLSEDLQNDLIRRTGHTAI, encoded by the coding sequence ATGACGGTTCAACCGGTATTGTCGGCGCAGGAACAAAGACTTCTTCTCGCGCCCGGAGAGCGGACCCTTCCCGGGCATGAGCGGGCGGTCCGGATTCTCCATTCGTTTCAGAACCAGCGTCCCAAAATTGATGTGGAGCGGGCCCGCCTGTTTACCGAATCCTTCAGGCAGACCGAAGGGGAAGCCCTGATTCTGAGATGGTCCAAGGCACTCCTCCATATTGCAGAGCATATCACCGTCTATATAGACGACGAACAGCTGATTGCGGGACGGGGCGGGCGCACAGGGCGGTACGGCATCCTCTATCCGGAGCTCGATGGTGACTATCTGGATACTGTAATCAGAGAGCTGCCCGGCCGCGGCCAGTCTCCGTTTGATCTGACTGCTGAAGATGCTGATATTATTGTGAACGAGATTTCACCGTACTGGAAAGGCCGGACCTTTCATGAGGCGCTTGCGGCCGCACTGCCCGCCGATACGCTGAAGGTGACCTATGATCCGGAAGACCCGCTGAAATCCAGATTCATCGTCAACGAAACGGCATCCTTCCGGTCATCCATCCAGTGGGTGCATGATTATGAGAAGGTGCTGCGCATTGGCTATAAGGGGATCAAGGAGGAGGCGCTGCGGGAGATCGGGCAGCTCGACCCGTACAGTCCGGTTGACAACATGGAGAAGCTGCCCTTCCTGCAGGCTATAGTGAATGTATCGGACGCCATCGTACTGTGGGCGAACCGGCATTCTGCGCTTGCTGCCAGTCTGGCGCTAAGCGAAGCTGATCCTGCGCGCCAGGCCGAGCTGCGGAGAATTGCTGCTATCTGCTCGCATGTGCCGGAGCATCCGCCCCGCAGCTTCCATGAAGCGGTACAGTCGCAATGGTTCGTCCAGATGTTCTCCAGGCTGGAACAGAAGACAGGGACGGTCATTTCGAATGGAAGGATGGACCAGTATCTGTATCCGTTCTACCGGAAGGATTCTGAGCTGGGACGGATTAACGATGAACAGGTTATCGAACTGCTGGAATGTGTATGGAATGCGATGGCCCAGTTCCTCGATCTTTACATCTCGCCGACGGGCGGTGCCTTTAACGAAGGGTATGCGCACTGGGAAGCGGTAACGGTCGGCGGACAGACGCCGGGCGGGCTGGATGCGACCAATGAGCTCACTTATCTGATGCTTCAGTCCAAACGGGAATTTCCTTTGAACTATCCCGATCTGGCAGCCCGGATCCATACAAGGGCACCGGAACGCTACTTGTATGAGGTGGCGGAGACAATCAAGGAAGGCTCGGGTTTCCCCAAGCTGATCAATGACGAAGAGGTAGTGCCGCTGCTGCTGGCCAAGGGGGCGACCTTCGAGGAAGCCTATGATTATGCGGTATCAGGCTGTGCAGAATGCCGGATGCCCAACCGGGACACGTATACGAGTCCGTGCGCTTACATCAATTTTGCCGCTGCCGTTGAGATGACGCTGCGCAACGGGCAAATGCTGCGTTATCCCGGCGAGACGCTCGGGCTTGAGACGGGTGAAGCGGCCAGCTTCCTTTCGTGGGAACAGTTCTTTGCTGCCTATAAAGCCCAGCAGAAGTATTTCCTGAAGCATGCGTTCATCCAGCAGCACGCGATTATCCGGCTGCGCAGCAGTCATTTTGCCGCTCCGTTAAGCTCCTCCATGCATAAGCTGTGCCTCCAGAATTATAAGGATATCCATGAACCGCATATCGAGGGCGGAATTGACCTTGGCTATTTCGAATTTATCGGCTACGGTACGGTAATCGATTCTCTGGCTGCCATTAAAAAAGTAGTCTTCGAGGATAAAAGGATTTCGATGACCCGGCTCATAGAGGCGCTGGACCATGATTTTGAAGGTTATGAGGCGGTCCGGCAGGTGCTGGCCCATGCGCCAAGTTACGGTAACAACGATGATTATGCGGATTCGATTGCTAAGGAGCTGGATGAAGAAGCCCTGAAATTCACCCGCGCGTACTCGAAGGAGCTTGGAGTGAACCTGGATCTCCGGTACGTTCCGTTTACGTCCCATGTTCCGTTCGGCAAGGTTGTCTCAGCTACCCCTAACGGCCGCAAAGCCTACTCTCCGCTTGCAGACGGCTCCTCCGCCTCGCACGGCGCAGACATTAACGGACCAACGGCTGTCCTGCTCTCCAACTACTACTCCAAGAACTACAACTACCGGGAAAGAGCCGCGAGACTGCTCAATATTAAACTTACGCCTTCTGTTATTGAAGGAGAAGAGGGAAGCTTTAAGCTCGTCTCTTTCATCCGGACCTGGAGCGATTTGCGCCTCTGGCATCTGCAGTTCAACATTATTAACAGGCAGACGCTGCTGGACGCGCAGCGCGACCCGGAGCAATACCGTAATCTGCTGGTGCGGATCGCCGGCTACAGCGCTTATTTCACAGATCTCTCAGAGGATCTGCAGAATGATCTGATCCGGAGAACCGGGCATACGGCAATCTGA
- a CDS encoding glycyl-radical enzyme activating protein, translating to MREPRSSRGRNGQEWRMGMVHQPVQGNIFNIQRYSVHDGPGIRTVVFMKGCPLRCKWCSNPESWLSAREMYYDAGKCIGAAACGFCLAACGHGAISVNRDSGKVEMNRGSCAEGCLDCAAACPAQAIDVYGRLMTVDEVLKIAEQDSMFYARSGGGLTLSGGEATAQIGFAEALLAGAKRRRIHTAMETCGHTPWSHFSRLLPGLDMIHYDLKSLNEQAHRKFTGVAPHLIKDNLERLSRSFEPGRIVVRTPVIPGFNDTAGDIAEIAGFVASLGIRHELLKYHRYGSVKYGLLGRVYELGQADLSAERFAELAGVAARYS from the coding sequence ATGCGAGAACCAAGGAGCAGCCGGGGCAGGAATGGGCAGGAATGGAGAATGGGAATGGTGCATCAGCCGGTTCAAGGCAATATCTTCAATATTCAAAGATATTCAGTGCATGACGGTCCGGGCATCCGTACCGTAGTGTTCATGAAGGGATGTCCGCTGCGCTGCAAGTGGTGCAGCAATCCGGAATCATGGCTGTCTGCCCGGGAAATGTATTATGATGCAGGCAAATGTATCGGTGCTGCAGCCTGCGGCTTCTGTCTTGCGGCCTGTGGACACGGCGCTATCTCAGTGAATCGGGACAGCGGGAAGGTGGAGATGAACCGCGGAAGCTGTGCCGAAGGCTGTCTGGATTGCGCGGCCGCCTGTCCGGCCCAAGCCATTGATGTGTACGGACGTCTGATGACGGTGGACGAGGTGCTGAAGATTGCCGAACAGGACAGTATGTTCTATGCAAGATCCGGCGGCGGCCTGACGCTCAGCGGAGGGGAGGCTACTGCCCAGATCGGATTCGCTGAAGCTCTGCTGGCCGGAGCGAAGCGGCGGCGGATCCACACCGCAATGGAAACCTGCGGCCACACTCCCTGGAGCCATTTCAGCAGGCTGCTGCCCGGCCTGGATATGATCCATTATGATTTGAAGTCACTTAACGAGCAGGCTCACCGTAAGTTTACCGGGGTAGCTCCGCATTTGATCAAAGACAATCTGGAACGCCTGAGCCGTTCGTTCGAGCCCGGCCGGATCGTAGTCCGCACCCCGGTCATTCCCGGGTTCAACGACACGGCCGGAGACATTGCGGAGATTGCCGGATTCGTCGCCAGCCTGGGCATCCGCCACGAGCTGCTGAAATACCACCGGTACGGCTCGGTGAAATATGGTTTGCTGGGCAGGGTCTACGAGCTTGGGCAAGCGGATCTATCAGCTGAGCGGTTCGCAGAACTCGCCGGGGTTGCGGCCCGGTATTCCTGA
- a CDS encoding SDR family oxidoreductase: MKWALVTGADRGVGLSLVKGLLERGYSVFAGHYAGSGEELKLLEEASAERLRVLPLDISDADSVGKALEAVAAATDRLDILINNGAILGDMQATVEDELDFEEMDRVFRVNALGSLRMSNGLIGPVMASGSKMIVNISSEAGSIGSCWRNSWYAYCMSKAALNMQSQLIHNQISPQGGKVMVIHPGHVQTYMQGKLDVSGSLTPDESAGHILRLVDERLAPDYTGEGLTLIDYEGRTLPW; this comes from the coding sequence ATGAAGTGGGCATTAGTAACCGGAGCTGACCGGGGAGTCGGACTCAGCCTGGTAAAGGGACTGCTTGAACGGGGATATTCTGTGTTTGCCGGACATTATGCCGGAAGCGGGGAAGAGCTGAAGCTGCTGGAGGAGGCCAGTGCAGAACGGCTGCGGGTGCTTCCGCTCGATATCAGCGATGCGGATAGTGTAGGCAAGGCACTGGAAGCGGTTGCGGCAGCTACGGACCGGCTGGATATCCTGATTAATAACGGGGCAATCCTGGGGGATATGCAGGCTACGGTGGAGGATGAGCTGGACTTTGAAGAAATGGACCGGGTATTCCGCGTGAATGCGCTGGGTTCGCTGCGGATGTCAAACGGACTGATCGGGCCCGTTATGGCAAGTGGCAGCAAGATGATCGTCAACATCTCCTCCGAGGCGGGCAGCATCGGGAGCTGCTGGCGTAATTCCTGGTACGCCTACTGCATGTCCAAGGCTGCTCTCAATATGCAGTCCCAGCTGATTCATAACCAGATATCACCGCAAGGCGGCAAGGTCATGGTCATTCATCCCGGCCATGTACAGACTTATATGCAGGGTAAGCTGGATGTGTCGGGCAGCCTGACACCGGATGAATCTGCCGGGCATATTCTTAGGCTGGTGGATGAGCGGCTGGCGCCAGATTATACCGGGGAGGGGCTGACCCTCATTGATTATGAAGGCCGGACACTCCCGTGGTAA